AGGAGGCATGATGGAAGgcagagaaaatacatttgaGTGGTGTTTGGAGAGTGAGTTTCAAACTCTTGAATaaataaagctgaataatataCTGGTTTTTATAATTTGTCATATACAGAAAAAGAACACAGCCTTTTAATTTGAGATGAAAGGCCtggctactttttttctttttccttataataGCATTAATAGAGATAGGTTGTCATTACTTCAGAAATCTCTGTGTTCATTTTATATGAGCAGTAATAGTAGACTAACCAATCATAGTATATTAGTATAATAACCAATAACCAATAGTTTAATAACCTGAAATGCATGCCCGTCATCTTGAACCAGTCAGGAAGTAGATGAGTAGAATAATTTCAGGgacctttgttctctttttcGTTTGAGTAACTCATTGGAGAGgagtctatttatgttttgtgaTTTTCTGGTATGCCTGGTATATAGGAATgagatgtttgctttttttaaatttaacgtTTATTCAACAGATGTTCTTTGAACTGCTCCAggatgccaggcactgagctgatcACTGAGTGTTAAGACGTAGTTAACGCTTGCATCACACTTATAAGGCGTCAGATGTAACTTTAAGCATTTGACAttatattaactcattgaatACTTAgaaaaccctgtgaggtaggcacagttacttttcccattttacagatgaggaaaatgaggcacacaGAAGTATTGTTGACCCAAGGTGACTTTGGTCACTTGGCTAGTAAGTGAGTAATTGCGGATTGgaacccaagcagtctggctcAGAGTCTGCCCTCAACCACTCTGCTGCCCTGTAGTGCTTCTTCCCCTATGCCTTTGTCTTTTATGCTGGTCTCATTTTACATTTGCGTGAGCATTTGAAGCCGAATTTGTGTTGTTTGTAGTTGACGGTTGATGAGTGCTTTGACCCTATATATTTGAGTGTCTGACACATCAAAGTGCTTGATACGTGGTTGTCGAATGAGTGATTTTGGACAACTGAGAGAATTCCTGATGCGACGTTAAGAGAATCTGAAATTCTTTTGGTTGTTCCTCTGATTCACTGTAGAAAAATACTCATGTGTGAAGACTTTAGTTGCTATATGACCCAGGCAGTAGTAAGCGATCGTGTGTGTGTGCAGCTGTGCTCTGAGGTCACATGCATGTGTGCTTATATACATTGATATTGTACATGGAGGGGAGACAAGGGACAGAATTTCCCTGTTTGCATTGATGTCATTGGTTGTGTTTCCAGTCAGCACCATGCTCTCCTATTGTCCCCTCATGATTTGTCCTCTTGTGTGTCACCCCCTAGTCTGACTGGCAGCACTGCACAAGCCTGCCTGCCATGGGCTGTCGGGATGTCCATGCAGCCACGGTCCTCTCCTTCCTGTGTGGAATCGCCTCGGTAGCAGGCCTCTTTGCGGGGACTCTGCTTCCCAACTGGAGAAAATTACGACTGATCTCGTTCAACAGAAATGAGAAGAACCTGACTGTTTACACAGGCCTGTGGGTGAAGTGTGCCCGGTACGACGGGGGCAATGACTGCCTGATGTACGACACTACTTGGTACTCATCAGTTGACCAGCTGGACCTGCGGGTCCTCCAGTTTGCCCTGCCCCTCAGCATCCTGATTGCAATGGGGGCCCTGCTGCTCTGCCTGATTGGAATGTGTAACACCGCCTTCAGGTCCTCGGTGCCCAACATCAAACTGGCCAAGTGTCTGGTCAATAGTGCCGGCTGCCATCTGGTGGCCGGGCTGCTGTTTTTCCTGGCAGGAACTGTGAGCCTCTCCCCATCCATCTGGGTCATCTTTTATAATATCCATCTGAACAGGAAGTTCGAGCCAGTCTTTATGTTTGACTATGCAGTGTATGTCACTATTGCTAGTGCTGGGGGCTTGTTTACGACTTCCCTTCTACTGTTTATTTGGTACTGTGCATGCAAATCTTTGCCTTCTCCTTTCTGGCAACCGCTGTACTCCCATCCTCCCAGTATGCATACATATTCACAGCCCTATTCAGCACGCTCCCGCCTCTCTGCCATAGAAATCGACATTCCAGTAGTTTCACACAGCACCTAGTGGGGAAATAGTTGCTAAAGAAAACTTGTAGCCTCACATTTCCCTTGTGCAAGGAGCTATTTTGGACCTATATACATTTTCCTTTGATCACAGTCAGTGAAGCCAAATTAGTATGTCTTAGTAGGATGAAGTGCTGCTAGTTTTTATGAAAAGTACAATATTTAAATGTGAATCATTCCTTTTATCTTCTTATGCTAGAAGGATTTTTAACCTCCAGGTTGATATCTGATCAGTTATTTCGGTGGAAAGGACCTGTGTCTCAATTGAGGTGATTTAGAGCAACATAGTAAAAAATGATTTCTAAGAGAAGCTCTTATAAGCGATCCTTATGAGCATTTCAGAATGTGTTTTGTCCTTTTGCTATAATACCTTAAATTGGGAAAAAAGggcaatttcaaaataaaaattttttttcacgtAAGGGTAATATTTTAACAGTAGCCAGTCTACCAGCTTAGGCTGTAACTTTTCTTACTTCTTTCTCGGGGCAAAATGTATTGAATAGAGTTCGGTATTTTGAAGATGACTTTCTTTTGTGAGTTCTTATCTTCTACCTCATgcctgtgtttaaaaataaaatgtattttaaatgatgtCAGAGAGAATAAAcctaacatttaaaatatctattagtATGGAtaacatttaacataattttaaaagttaatagttCTATAAGTTGTATTATTAAAGTGTGCCATGCGATGGATTGGTGCTTCCTCTGAGTCAGAAAAACTTTTCCCCAGATATCATCCACCAAGGGGTACTCATGCCCACGTATAATCTCTTAGTGactaagagaaagaaataaagaggccCGAGTGGTTAGTTCTCCTTTAGACAGTGGTAGGGGACAAGCATCTGTTCTTCAGTGACAACATCAGAGATTCATTCTGGTGACTGCCTTTTGGGTGAAGTGAGGCATGACTTCACCATGACTGCATTCACCCTTGATTCAGTTCCTGCCCCCATCA
The genomic region above belongs to Lagenorhynchus albirostris chromosome 8, mLagAlb1.1, whole genome shotgun sequence and contains:
- the CLDN12 gene encoding claudin-12, producing the protein MGCRDVHAATVLSFLCGIASVAGLFAGTLLPNWRKLRLISFNRNEKNLTVYTGLWVKCARYDGGNDCLMYDTTWYSSVDQLDLRVLQFALPLSILIAMGALLLCLIGMCNTAFRSSVPNIKLAKCLVNSAGCHLVAGLLFFLAGTVSLSPSIWVIFYNIHLNRKFEPVFMFDYAVYVTIASAGGLFTTSLLLFIWYCACKSLPSPFWQPLYSHPPSMHTYSQPYSARSRLSAIEIDIPVVSHST